One Lutra lutra chromosome 18, mLutLut1.2, whole genome shotgun sequence genomic window carries:
- the TEDC2 gene encoding tubulin epsilon and delta complex protein 2 isoform X2 yields MLPAGCSRRLVAELQDALDACAERQRQLERSLRVSRRLLRTWEPAETPAAAEPTPEPETDEEAPPPAGTPSPQDLRELELLTQALEKAVRVRKGVSKAGERHGALSLKSAAPSRAATASAPPRTSGQAGRQASETKPPRGVHQTTVPARGLPECRLPSVGDRTRMGRGASTTKPRPGLRDQQIPPLAAPRAPEAFTLKEKGSLLKLPMAYRKAASQNSRLWAQLSSPQTSDSKDAASMAKTQFLQKMKTTSGRPGSGLAAAEVEAEAGLLRKACSLMRQRMEEVLSADPADRMQEYHCLLTLEGLQAIAGQCLHRLQELRAAMAGQQLGPWPEGRCCRASVPCGGRTDPTWSPQLLLYSSPEELQSLSVLGLRVAMLDQQIHLQKVLMADLLPLVGAREPPGTPWLALCRAVHSLLCEGGERFLTVLRDEPAD; encoded by the exons ATGCTGCCCGCGGGGTGCTCGCGCCG GCTGGTGGCCGAGCTGCAGGATGCCCTGGACGCCTGCGCCGAGCGGCAGCGGCAGCTGGAGCGGAGCCTGCGCGTCTCCCGCCGGCTGCTGCGGACCTG GGAACCAGCCGAAACGCCGGCGGCTGCGGAGCCAACCCCCGAGCCAGAAACTGATGAAGAGGCCCCGCCTCCAG CAGGCACGCCCAGCCCTCAAGACCTCAGGGAGCTGGAGCTTCTGACCCAGGCACTGGAGAAGGCTGTGCGGGTGAGAAAAGGCGTCTCTAAGGCTGGAGAAAGACACGGGGCCCTTAGCCTGAAGTCTGCTGCCCCTTCTCGTGCCGCCACAGCCTCTGCCCCACCCCGGACCTCAGGCCAAGCTGGCCGTCAAGCCTCAGAGACAAAACCACCCAGGGGCGTCCACCAGACCACAGTGCCTGCCAGGGGCCTCCCTGAGTGCAGGCTTCCATCAGTGGGGGATCGCACCCGTATGGGGAGAGGAGCCTCAACCACCAAGCCCAGACCAGGCCTCAGGGACCAACAGATACCCCCATTGGCTGCTCCTCGGGCCCCAGAAGCTTTCACACTGAAGGAGAAGGG GAGCCTGCTGAAGCTACCCATGGCCTACAGGAAAGCGGCTTCCCAGAACTCCCG CCTGTGGGCCCAGCTCAGCTCTCCCCAGACCAGTGACTCCAAGGACGCTGCTTCCATGGCCAAAACCCAGTTCCTCCAGAAAATGAAGACGACT TCGGGCCGGCCCGGCTCTGGGCTCGCCGCTGCGGAGGTAGAGGCAGAGGCCGGGCTCCTGCGGAAGGCCTGCTCGCTGATGAGACAGCGAATGGAGGAAGTGCTCTCCGCAG ACCCTGCTGACCGGATGCAGGAGTACCACTGCCTGCTCACCCTGGAGGGGCTGCAGGCCATCGCGGGGCAGTGTCTCCACAGACTGCAGGAGCTCCGTGCAG CCATGGCAGGACAACAGCTGGGGCCGTGGCCTGAGGGGAGATGCTGCAGAGCCTCAGTGCCCTGTGGGGGAAGAACAGACCCTACCTGGAGCCCCCAGCTTCTTCTCTACTCCAGCCCCGAGGAGCTGCAGAGTCTGTCGGTCCTCGGGCTGCGGGTGGCCATGCTGGACCAGCAGATTCACCTGCAGAAG GTCCTGATGGCTGACCTCCTCCCGCTGGTGGGCGCGCGGGAGCCTCCGGGGACGCCCTGGCTGGCGCTTTGCCGAGCTGTGCATAGCCTGCTCTGTGAGGGAGGGGAGCGCTTCCTCACCGTCCTTCGAGATGAACCTGCCGACTGA
- the TEDC2 gene encoding tubulin epsilon and delta complex protein 2 isoform X1, giving the protein MLPAGCSRRLVAELQDALDACAERQRQLERSLRVSRRLLRTWEPAETPAAAEPTPEPETDEEAPPPAGTPSPQDLRELELLTQALEKAVRVRKGVSKAGERHGALSLKSAAPSRAATASAPPRTSGQAGRQASETKPPRGVHQTTVPARGLPECRLPSVGDRTRMGRGASTTKPRPGLRDQQIPPLAAPRAPEAFTLKEKGSLLKLPMAYRKAASQNSRLWAQLSSPQTSDSKDAASMAKTQFLQKMKTTSGRPGSGLAAAEVEAEAGLLRKACSLMRQRMEEVLSADPADRMQEYHCLLTLEGLQAIAGQCLHRLQELRAAMAGQQLGPWPEGRCCRASVPCGGRTDPTWSPQLLLYSSPEELQSLSVLGLRVAMLDQQIHLQKRCFSAFCLARRVDRHRGEGLRGTGALPGEQGGGWPRTRRVHPPGVKQTVLPSPCRLSSLLGWKPLLA; this is encoded by the exons ATGCTGCCCGCGGGGTGCTCGCGCCG GCTGGTGGCCGAGCTGCAGGATGCCCTGGACGCCTGCGCCGAGCGGCAGCGGCAGCTGGAGCGGAGCCTGCGCGTCTCCCGCCGGCTGCTGCGGACCTG GGAACCAGCCGAAACGCCGGCGGCTGCGGAGCCAACCCCCGAGCCAGAAACTGATGAAGAGGCCCCGCCTCCAG CAGGCACGCCCAGCCCTCAAGACCTCAGGGAGCTGGAGCTTCTGACCCAGGCACTGGAGAAGGCTGTGCGGGTGAGAAAAGGCGTCTCTAAGGCTGGAGAAAGACACGGGGCCCTTAGCCTGAAGTCTGCTGCCCCTTCTCGTGCCGCCACAGCCTCTGCCCCACCCCGGACCTCAGGCCAAGCTGGCCGTCAAGCCTCAGAGACAAAACCACCCAGGGGCGTCCACCAGACCACAGTGCCTGCCAGGGGCCTCCCTGAGTGCAGGCTTCCATCAGTGGGGGATCGCACCCGTATGGGGAGAGGAGCCTCAACCACCAAGCCCAGACCAGGCCTCAGGGACCAACAGATACCCCCATTGGCTGCTCCTCGGGCCCCAGAAGCTTTCACACTGAAGGAGAAGGG GAGCCTGCTGAAGCTACCCATGGCCTACAGGAAAGCGGCTTCCCAGAACTCCCG CCTGTGGGCCCAGCTCAGCTCTCCCCAGACCAGTGACTCCAAGGACGCTGCTTCCATGGCCAAAACCCAGTTCCTCCAGAAAATGAAGACGACT TCGGGCCGGCCCGGCTCTGGGCTCGCCGCTGCGGAGGTAGAGGCAGAGGCCGGGCTCCTGCGGAAGGCCTGCTCGCTGATGAGACAGCGAATGGAGGAAGTGCTCTCCGCAG ACCCTGCTGACCGGATGCAGGAGTACCACTGCCTGCTCACCCTGGAGGGGCTGCAGGCCATCGCGGGGCAGTGTCTCCACAGACTGCAGGAGCTCCGTGCAG CCATGGCAGGACAACAGCTGGGGCCGTGGCCTGAGGGGAGATGCTGCAGAGCCTCAGTGCCCTGTGGGGGAAGAACAGACCCTACCTGGAGCCCCCAGCTTCTTCTCTACTCCAGCCCCGAGGAGCTGCAGAGTCTGTCGGTCCTCGGGCTGCGGGTGGCCATGCTGGACCAGCAGATTCACCTGCAGAAG cGTTGCTTTTCAGCGTTCTGCTTGGCGCGCAGAGTCGATCGCCACCGCGGAGAGGGCCTGCGTGGCACGGGGGCCCTGCCTGGGGAGCAAGGTGGGGGATGGCCGCGGACTCGGCGGGTCCACCCTCCTGGGGTGAAGCAGACCGTGCTCCCCTCCCCATGCCGTCTGTCTTCCCTGCTCGGTTGGAAGCCCCTCTTGGCATAA
- the TEDC2 gene encoding tubulin epsilon and delta complex protein 2 isoform X3, with protein sequence MLPAGCSRREPAETPAAAEPTPEPETDEEAPPPAGTPSPQDLRELELLTQALEKAVRVRKGVSKAGERHGALSLKSAAPSRAATASAPPRTSGQAGRQASETKPPRGVHQTTVPARGLPECRLPSVGDRTRMGRGASTTKPRPGLRDQQIPPLAAPRAPEAFTLKEKGSLLKLPMAYRKAASQNSRLWAQLSSPQTSDSKDAASMAKTQFLQKMKTTSGRPGSGLAAAEVEAEAGLLRKACSLMRQRMEEVLSADPADRMQEYHCLLTLEGLQAIAGQCLHRLQELRAAMAGQQLGPWPEGRCCRASVPCGGRTDPTWSPQLLLYSSPEELQSLSVLGLRVAMLDQQIHLQKRCFSAFCLARRVDRHRGEGLRGTGALPGEQGGGWPRTRRVHPPGVKQTVLPSPCRLSSLLGWKPLLA encoded by the exons ATGCTGCCCGCGGGGTGCTCGCGCCG GGAACCAGCCGAAACGCCGGCGGCTGCGGAGCCAACCCCCGAGCCAGAAACTGATGAAGAGGCCCCGCCTCCAG CAGGCACGCCCAGCCCTCAAGACCTCAGGGAGCTGGAGCTTCTGACCCAGGCACTGGAGAAGGCTGTGCGGGTGAGAAAAGGCGTCTCTAAGGCTGGAGAAAGACACGGGGCCCTTAGCCTGAAGTCTGCTGCCCCTTCTCGTGCCGCCACAGCCTCTGCCCCACCCCGGACCTCAGGCCAAGCTGGCCGTCAAGCCTCAGAGACAAAACCACCCAGGGGCGTCCACCAGACCACAGTGCCTGCCAGGGGCCTCCCTGAGTGCAGGCTTCCATCAGTGGGGGATCGCACCCGTATGGGGAGAGGAGCCTCAACCACCAAGCCCAGACCAGGCCTCAGGGACCAACAGATACCCCCATTGGCTGCTCCTCGGGCCCCAGAAGCTTTCACACTGAAGGAGAAGGG GAGCCTGCTGAAGCTACCCATGGCCTACAGGAAAGCGGCTTCCCAGAACTCCCG CCTGTGGGCCCAGCTCAGCTCTCCCCAGACCAGTGACTCCAAGGACGCTGCTTCCATGGCCAAAACCCAGTTCCTCCAGAAAATGAAGACGACT TCGGGCCGGCCCGGCTCTGGGCTCGCCGCTGCGGAGGTAGAGGCAGAGGCCGGGCTCCTGCGGAAGGCCTGCTCGCTGATGAGACAGCGAATGGAGGAAGTGCTCTCCGCAG ACCCTGCTGACCGGATGCAGGAGTACCACTGCCTGCTCACCCTGGAGGGGCTGCAGGCCATCGCGGGGCAGTGTCTCCACAGACTGCAGGAGCTCCGTGCAG CCATGGCAGGACAACAGCTGGGGCCGTGGCCTGAGGGGAGATGCTGCAGAGCCTCAGTGCCCTGTGGGGGAAGAACAGACCCTACCTGGAGCCCCCAGCTTCTTCTCTACTCCAGCCCCGAGGAGCTGCAGAGTCTGTCGGTCCTCGGGCTGCGGGTGGCCATGCTGGACCAGCAGATTCACCTGCAGAAG cGTTGCTTTTCAGCGTTCTGCTTGGCGCGCAGAGTCGATCGCCACCGCGGAGAGGGCCTGCGTGGCACGGGGGCCCTGCCTGGGGAGCAAGGTGGGGGATGGCCGCGGACTCGGCGGGTCCACCCTCCTGGGGTGAAGCAGACCGTGCTCCCCTCCCCATGCCGTCTGTCTTCCCTGCTCGGTTGGAAGCCCCTCTTGGCATAA
- the NTN3 gene encoding netrin-3 encodes MPGWPWGLLLTAGTLSTVLSLGPPAPADPCHDDGGAPRGCVPGLVNAALGREVLASSTCGRPATRACDASDPRRAHPAALLTSAGSTTSPVCWRSDSLTQVPHNVTLTVPLGKAFELVFVSLRFCSAPPASVALLKSQDHGRSWAPLGFFSSRCGLDYGRLPASADSPPGPGPEALCFPEPQVQPDGGGLLAFSVQDGSPPGLDLDSSPVLQDWVTATDIQLVLTRPAVLGDTRDSVAMVPYSYSATELQVGGRCKCNGHASRCLLDTQGHLICDCQHGTEGPDCGRCKPFYCDRPWQRATAREAHACLACSCNGHARRCRFNMELYRLSGRHSGGVCLNCRHNTAGRHCHYCREGFYRDPGRALSDRRACRACDCHPVGAAGKTCNQTTGQCPCKDGVTGLTCNRCAPGFQQSRSPVAPCVKTPAPGPTEESSPVEPQDCDLHCKPARGSYRISLKKFCRKDYAVQVAVGAQGEAHGSWTRFPVAVLAVFRSGEERARRGSSALWVPARDAACGCPRLLPGRRYLLLGGGPGTAVGGRGPGLSATRGSLVLPWRDAWTRRLRRLQRRERRGRCGTA; translated from the exons ATGCCCGGCTGGCCCTGGGGGCTGCTGCTGACCGCGGGCACGCTTTCCACCGTGCTGAGCCTGGGGCCGCCAGCGCCCGCCGACCCCTGCCATGACGACGGGGGTGCGCCCCGCGGCTGCGTGCCCGGCCTGGTGAACGCCGCCTTGGGCCGCGAGGTTCTGGCGTCCAGCACGTGCGGGCGGCCGGCCACGCGGGCCTGTGATGCCTCGGACCCGAGGCGGGCACACCCCGCTGCCCTCCTGACCTCGGCGGGGAGCACCACAAGCCCTGTGTGCTGGCGTTCGGATTCACTcacgcaggtgccccacaatGTGACTCTCACAGTGCCTCTGGGCAAGGCTTTCGAGCTGGTGTTCGTGAGCTTGCGCTTCTGCTCTGCGCCCCCGGCCTCGGTGGCCCTGCTCAAGTCACAGGACCATGGCCGTAGCTGGGCCCCACTGGGCTTCTTCTCCTCCCGCTGTGGCCTGGACTACGGCCGCCTACCTGCCTCTGCGGACAGCCCACCTGGCCCAGGGCCTGAAGCTCTGTGCTTCCCTGAGCCCCAGGTCCAGCCTGATGGCGGTGGCCTTCTGGCTTTCAGCGTGCAGGACGGAAGCCCACCAGGCCTGGATCTGGACAGCAGCCCAGTTCTCCAAGACTGGGTGACTGCCACAGACATTCAACTAGTGCTCACAAGGCCTGCCGTGCTGGGGGACACCAGGGACTCCGTGGCCATGGTCCCTTACTCGTACTCAGCTACTGAGCTCCAGGTGGGCGGCCGCTGCAAGTGCAATGGGCATGCCTCAAGGTGCCTGCTGGACACCCAGGGCCACCTGATCTGCGACTGTCAGCATGGCACCGAGGGCCCTGACTGCGGCCGCTGCAAGCCCTTCTACTGCGACAGGCCATGGCAGCGGGCCACGGCCCGGGAAGCCCACGCCTGCCTTG CTTGCTCCTGCAACGGCCATGCCCGCCGCTGCCGCTTCAACATGGAGCTGTACCGACTGTCCGGCCGTCACAGCGGCGGTGTCTGTCTCAACTGCCGGCACAATACCGCAGGCCGTCACTGCCACTACTGCCGGGAGGGCTTCTATCGCGACCCTGGGCGTGCCCTGAGTGACCGCCGCGCTTGCAGGG CATGTGACTGTCACCCTGTTGGTGCCGCTGGCAAAACCTGCAACCAGACCACAGGCCAGTGTCCCTGCAAGGACGGCGTCACCGGCCTCACCTGTAATCGCTGCGCCCCTGGCTTCCAGCAGAGCCGCTCACCAGTGGCCCCCTGTGTTA AGACCCCCGCCCCCGGACCCACTGAGGAGAGCAGCCCTGTGGAGCCCCAGG ACTGCGACTTGCACTGCAAACCAGCCCGGGGCAGTTACCGCATCAGCTTGAAGAAGTTCTGCAGGAAGGACTACG cgGTGCAGGTGGCGGTGGGCGCGCAGGGCGAGGCGCACGGCTCGTGGACGCGCTTCCCGGTGGCCGTGCTTGCAGTGTTCCGGAGCGGCGAGGAGCGCGCGAGGCGGGGGAGCAGCGCGCTGTGGGTGCCCGCGCGGGACGCGGCCTGCGGCTGCCCGCGCCTGCTGCCGGGGCGCCGCTACCTGCTGCTCGGCGGCGGGCCAGGGACCGCGGTCGGGGGCCGAGGGCCCGGGCTCAGCGCGACCCGCGGGAGCCTCGTGCTGCCTTGGCGCGATGCGTGGACGCGGCGCCTGCGGAGGCTTCAGCGGCGTGAGAGGCGGGGTCGCTGCGGGACTGCCTGA